One window from the genome of Cricetulus griseus strain 17A/GY chromosome 2, alternate assembly CriGri-PICRH-1.0, whole genome shotgun sequence encodes:
- the LOC100757114 gene encoding protein tyrosine phosphatase type IVA 2-like, producing the protein MNHAAPVEICYDNMRFLITHSPTNATMNKFTEELKNYGVTTLVRVCDATYDKALVESRGIRVIDLPYNDGAPPPDDIVDGWLNLLKTKFREEPGSCLAVHCVAGLGRAPVLVALALIECGMKNEDAVQFIRQKRRGAFNAKQLLFLEQYRPKIRTRSRSRFRDSTVHCSIQ; encoded by the coding sequence ATGAATCATGCAGCCCCTGTGGAGATCTGCTATGACAACATGCGTTTCTTGATAACTCACAGCCCCACCAATGCTACGATGAACAAGTTCACAGAGGAACTTAAGAACTATGGTGTGACAACCTTGGTCAGAGTTTGTGATGCCACCTATGATAAAGCTCTAGTTGAAAGTCGTGGCATCCGAGTGATAGATTTGCCCTACAACGACGGAGCCCCACCCCCTGATGACATAGTGGATGGTTGGCTGAacctgttaaaaacaaaatttcgTGAGGAGCCGGGTTCCTGTCTGGCGGTgcactgtgtggcagggctggGAAGGGCTCCTGTGCTGGTGGCACTTGCTTTGATCGAATGTGGCATGAAGAATGAAGATGCAGTTCAGTTTATCCGACAGAAACGAAGGGGAGCATTCAATGCCAAACAGCTGCTTTTCTTGGAGCAGTATCGACCCAAGATTCGAACCAGGTCGCGGTCGCGCTTCAGGGATTCTACAGTGCACTGCAGCATTCAGTAG